A genomic segment from Kyrpidia tusciae DSM 2912 encodes:
- the rpsA gene encoding 30S ribosomal protein S1, whose product MDEMRDMTDLVALHKGDVVKGRITKIEDGQVFVDVGYKFDGVIPIGELSALRVESPSDVVQVGDEVEVRVQRINDEEGKLVLSKKAVDAEKAWERLQQRFESQETFEVQVADVVKGGLVADVGVRAFIPASLVERHFVEDFSEYKGRTLRVKVAELDRSDNKVILSQKAVLEEEYQQKKEEVLHRLQPGDIITGKVQRLTNFGAFVDVGGVDGLVHISELAWHRVEHPSEVVKEGDEVTVKVLKVDPERERVSLSIKEANPGPWSGVSERYHVGDVVTGTVRRLVSFGAFVELEPGVEGLVHISQIANRRIGTPQEVLEPGQEVRVKILDVNEEDQRISLSIREAEGDRNRRDVERYNERQGPSTGSGVTLGEMFGDLFKNRH is encoded by the coding sequence ATGGATGAAATGCGCGACATGACCGATTTGGTGGCGTTGCACAAAGGGGACGTCGTGAAGGGCCGAATCACCAAGATCGAAGATGGCCAAGTGTTTGTCGACGTGGGTTACAAGTTCGACGGGGTCATCCCCATCGGCGAATTGTCGGCACTCCGGGTAGAATCGCCTTCGGACGTCGTCCAGGTGGGGGACGAAGTGGAGGTCCGGGTGCAGCGCATCAACGATGAAGAGGGCAAGCTCGTGCTTTCGAAGAAAGCGGTGGATGCCGAAAAAGCATGGGAACGCCTGCAGCAACGGTTTGAAAGTCAGGAGACCTTTGAAGTCCAGGTCGCCGATGTGGTCAAAGGCGGGCTCGTCGCGGACGTGGGGGTGCGAGCTTTTATCCCCGCCTCCTTGGTTGAACGACATTTTGTCGAGGATTTTTCCGAATATAAGGGGCGGACTCTGCGGGTGAAGGTGGCGGAGCTCGACCGTTCGGACAACAAAGTGATTTTGTCTCAAAAGGCAGTTCTGGAAGAGGAGTATCAGCAAAAGAAAGAAGAGGTGCTCCATCGCCTGCAACCTGGGGATATTATCACGGGGAAAGTGCAGCGGTTGACCAATTTCGGGGCTTTTGTGGATGTGGGCGGCGTCGACGGGCTCGTGCATATCTCGGAATTGGCCTGGCACCGGGTAGAACACCCTTCCGAAGTGGTCAAAGAAGGGGATGAAGTCACCGTCAAGGTCCTTAAGGTGGACCCGGAGCGGGAGCGGGTATCTCTTTCGATCAAAGAGGCGAACCCTGGTCCATGGTCCGGCGTGTCCGAGCGGTATCATGTGGGTGACGTGGTCACCGGCACCGTCCGACGTTTGGTGTCCTTCGGGGCATTCGTGGAGTTAGAGCCCGGCGTGGAAGGATTGGTGCACATTTCCCAGATCGCGAACCGGCGAATCGGCACGCCCCAAGAAGTACTGGAACCGGGACAGGAGGTTCGCGTGAAGATCCTGGATGTCAACGAAGAGGACCAGAGGATTTCCCTGTCGATCCGCGAGGCCGAGGGAGATCGCAATCGCCGGGATGTAGAACGCTACAACGAGCGCCAGGGGCCGTCCACCGGTTCTGGGGTGACGCTTGGGGAGATGTTCGGAGATCTGTTCAAGAACCGCCATTAA
- a CDS encoding lysophospholipid acyltransferase family protein, which translates to MADRVYRVARVLIREPLRALFPLQVMGRERIPERGGVLLCANHGSNWDPVLLGLSVPRPIHFMAKEELFRIPGLSWLIRGLGAFPVRRGTADRAALKTAVHLAREEGRVVGLFPEGTRRRPGREVHPMPGAGMVALRSGVPVIPVHIDADYRWRSPVVVRIGLPLDLTPWVHLRLSSREYTEVARAIMEAVYRLPEEGPPVTKVGSG; encoded by the coding sequence ATGGCAGATCGGGTATACCGTGTGGCGCGGGTGTTAATCCGGGAGCCTCTGCGGGCTTTATTTCCCCTCCAGGTCATGGGTCGAGAGCGGATACCGGAACGGGGTGGGGTGTTGCTCTGCGCGAATCACGGCAGTAATTGGGACCCGGTATTGTTGGGCCTGAGTGTTCCTCGTCCGATTCACTTTATGGCAAAAGAAGAGTTGTTTCGGATCCCGGGTCTTTCCTGGTTGATTCGGGGCTTGGGGGCCTTTCCTGTGCGCCGGGGTACGGCGGATCGCGCCGCCCTGAAGACAGCGGTTCATTTGGCCCGGGAGGAAGGTCGAGTGGTGGGATTATTCCCGGAAGGAACCCGGCGCCGGCCTGGACGGGAAGTTCACCCGATGCCCGGTGCGGGAATGGTCGCTTTGCGAAGCGGGGTGCCGGTTATTCCCGTTCACATCGACGCCGACTACCGGTGGAGGTCGCCCGTGGTCGTTCGCATTGGCCTGCCCCTCGATTTGACACCGTGGGTCCACCTTCGACTATCGTCTCGGGAGTATACGGAGGTGGCCCGGGCGATCATGGAGGCGGTCTACCGGTTGCCGGAAGAAGGCCCGCCTGTCACCAAGGTGGGGTCTGGGTAG
- the cmk gene encoding (d)CMP kinase, producing the protein MKRLRVAIDGPAGAGKSTIARRVAEALGLLYVDTGAMYRGITWVALQKGIDPVDAGALASLARDVHMELRPEKDGVRVWIDGKDITPFLRDPRVSRAVPVVSGVPAVRGRMMELQKELARRGGVVMDGRDIGTAIMPDADVKVFLTASLEERAKRRVKELRGYGHRIDPDQVGRDLAERDRADAAREFSPLVKAPDARLIDTTGRDVESVVQEVLTLCRTRLLKGEE; encoded by the coding sequence ATGAAACGATTGCGAGTAGCGATTGACGGTCCTGCCGGGGCCGGGAAAAGCACCATTGCGCGGCGAGTGGCCGAAGCGTTGGGCCTTCTGTATGTGGACACCGGGGCCATGTACCGGGGGATCACGTGGGTCGCCCTGCAGAAAGGCATCGATCCGGTGGACGCGGGTGCTTTGGCGAGTCTGGCCAGGGATGTCCACATGGAACTGCGTCCGGAGAAAGACGGGGTACGGGTGTGGATCGATGGGAAAGATATAACGCCTTTTCTCCGGGATCCCCGGGTGAGCCGGGCGGTGCCCGTCGTGTCCGGGGTGCCGGCTGTTCGGGGGCGAATGATGGAGTTGCAGAAGGAATTGGCTCGCCGGGGCGGAGTGGTGATGGATGGAAGGGACATCGGGACGGCGATCATGCCCGATGCTGACGTCAAGGTTTTTCTGACAGCGTCTTTGGAGGAACGGGCGAAGAGGCGCGTGAAGGAGCTTCGGGGATATGGTCACCGCATCGACCCCGATCAAGTCGGGCGGGACCTGGCAGAACGGGACCGGGCGGATGCAGCCAGGGAATTCTCGCCTTTGGTGAAGGCCCCGGATGCTCGGTTGATCGATACGACGGGGCGCGACGTGGAGAGTGTGGTGCAGGAAGTGCTGACCTTGTGCCGAACCCGCCTCCTAAAGGGGGAAGAGTAG
- a CDS encoding N-acetylmuramoyl-L-alanine amidase family protein translates to MRKRRATLIVIRPSWRPWAAAVALLLLCALLLLPAAGLPIGAPAWWPTPVVVIDPGHGGYDPGVETDSGISEKDITLQISQALAASLRTRGYTVLLTRTDDRDYALPGQRGREAKRTDLDARIALAEAHRAVAFISIHCNSSPEATRGGAETFFNPSLAGSKALAQAIQTEVRKIPGMSLREAHDGSAYYLLQHLTMPAVIVEAGYLLIPSDRAKLVNSAYQRQVADAVATGLTHFLNNWAGAS, encoded by the coding sequence GTGAGAAAGAGGAGAGCGACTTTGATCGTGATTCGTCCGTCGTGGAGGCCCTGGGCCGCCGCCGTCGCCCTGCTGCTACTGTGCGCCCTTCTCCTGCTTCCGGCGGCCGGCCTGCCCATTGGCGCCCCCGCCTGGTGGCCCACTCCCGTCGTGGTCATCGACCCGGGACACGGCGGCTACGACCCCGGAGTGGAAACCGACTCGGGAATCTCTGAAAAGGACATCACCCTTCAAATCTCTCAGGCCCTGGCCGCTTCCCTGAGAACCCGAGGGTACACTGTCCTTTTGACGCGCACAGACGATCGGGACTATGCCCTTCCGGGACAACGAGGCCGCGAAGCCAAACGCACGGATCTCGACGCCCGGATTGCTTTGGCCGAAGCTCACCGAGCGGTGGCGTTTATCAGCATCCATTGCAACAGTTCCCCCGAAGCCACCCGGGGAGGGGCAGAGACCTTTTTTAATCCCTCTCTAGCCGGTTCGAAAGCCCTCGCCCAGGCCATCCAGACCGAGGTTCGGAAGATCCCCGGAATGTCCCTTCGGGAAGCCCACGATGGGTCCGCTTACTACCTCCTACAACATCTGACCATGCCCGCCGTCATTGTGGAGGCGGGGTATCTGCTCATCCCCTCGGACCGAGCGAAACTGGTCAACTCCGCTTACCAACGCCAAGTGGCTGACGCCGTGGCCACGGGCCTGACTCACTTTTTGAACAACTGGGCCGGGGCTTCGTGA
- the ypeB gene encoding germination protein YpeB codes for MYRRAAGVLMPILAVALVITGFWGYREHRQKQAVLLKAENQYQRAFHDLTAHVDQLQDELGKAMAINSVRQQTPCMTNIWRLAFAAQSDVGQLPLTLMPFHKTQEFLNNIGQFSYRLGVKDPQKPLGAEDWATLKNLYGQAAQVETDLRQVQSNVLSHNLRWMDAEMAMSDTQKKGDNQIIDGFQKLEKQVTEFPEVSFGPTNRTLESRIQEQPMQALGPEASPQQVAGKVKQFLGLAGKETVKVQENGKGNPTPSYSVTVQDGQASHMFLDVTKQGAHVLWYMNDRAVNGEKVDLSTGAAGAASWLRAHGYPVMEMIQADQTDNVGVYEFVPVERGIRLYPDKVTVKVALDNGEVIGLSAKDYVYHHRPRNLPVPTLSLAKAQQRLSPHVTVQEHHLALIPNDEKQEVLAYEFLGTIDRDTYRIYINAQNGDEEGVEKMRREPSGTAQSW; via the coding sequence ATGTACAGGCGCGCAGCTGGAGTCCTCATGCCAATCCTCGCAGTGGCCCTCGTCATCACCGGGTTTTGGGGATACCGGGAACACCGCCAAAAACAAGCGGTGCTCCTAAAAGCCGAGAACCAGTATCAGCGGGCTTTTCACGATTTGACGGCCCACGTCGACCAACTGCAGGATGAGTTGGGCAAAGCGATGGCGATCAACAGTGTCCGCCAACAGACCCCGTGCATGACAAACATTTGGCGTCTCGCCTTTGCGGCTCAGTCGGATGTCGGTCAGTTGCCTCTTACCTTAATGCCCTTTCACAAGACCCAAGAGTTCCTGAACAATATCGGCCAGTTCAGCTATCGGTTGGGTGTGAAGGATCCGCAAAAGCCCCTGGGGGCCGAGGATTGGGCGACGCTGAAAAATCTCTACGGCCAAGCGGCTCAGGTGGAAACGGACCTGCGCCAGGTTCAAAGTAACGTGTTGAGCCACAACCTCCGTTGGATGGATGCGGAAATGGCCATGTCCGACACCCAGAAAAAAGGCGATAACCAGATCATCGACGGGTTCCAAAAATTAGAGAAGCAGGTTACAGAGTTCCCGGAGGTCTCTTTTGGCCCGACCAACCGGACACTGGAATCGCGCATTCAGGAACAACCGATGCAAGCCCTAGGCCCTGAAGCCAGTCCGCAACAAGTCGCTGGGAAAGTGAAGCAGTTCTTGGGCTTGGCGGGTAAAGAGACGGTCAAGGTCCAGGAAAACGGCAAGGGCAACCCCACTCCCAGTTACAGCGTGACCGTCCAGGATGGCCAGGCGAGTCACATGTTCTTGGATGTCACGAAACAAGGTGCCCATGTTCTGTGGTACATGAACGATCGGGCGGTGAACGGGGAGAAGGTGGATTTGTCCACGGGGGCTGCCGGAGCGGCCAGTTGGCTTCGGGCCCACGGGTACCCGGTGATGGAGATGATCCAAGCGGACCAGACGGACAATGTTGGAGTTTATGAGTTTGTCCCAGTGGAGCGCGGGATTCGTTTGTATCCCGACAAGGTGACCGTGAAGGTCGCTCTGGACAACGGCGAGGTGATCGGCTTGTCCGCCAAAGATTATGTCTATCACCACCGTCCTCGAAACCTTCCGGTACCGACCTTATCCTTGGCCAAGGCTCAACAACGGTTGAGTCCCCATGTTACCGTGCAAGAGCATCATTTGGCTTTGATTCCAAATGATGAAAAGCAAGAGGTTTTGGCCTACGAATTCCTGGGCACCATCGATCGGGACACCTATCGCATCTACATCAACGCTCAGAACGGGGATGAAGAAGGAGTAGAAAAAATGCGCCGGGAGCCGTCTGGAACGGCTCAGAGTTGGTAG
- the sleB gene encoding spore cortex-lytic enzyme: MAGPSQSAGWLMHLILSAVAAWSLLAPGTAAWAMSDKTLMKGGRGEDVYELQDRLKFLGLYRGAIDGVFGWNTYWSVRSFQSGHGLSATGQVDDRTRRALLEATKAYKPRHHSSTHVAGGTGKFSANDIKLMANAVYGEARGEPLIGQVAVAAVILNRLDDPRFPKSIPAIIFQPGAFTAVSDGQIWLTPNPQARKAVMDAIQGWDPTDGAVYYFNPATATSKWIWSRPQIKKIGKHIFCR, from the coding sequence ATGGCAGGGCCGAGTCAGAGCGCCGGATGGTTGATGCATCTCATCCTCTCGGCAGTGGCGGCGTGGTCATTGCTGGCCCCCGGAACTGCAGCATGGGCAATGTCAGACAAGACTTTGATGAAAGGCGGCCGGGGAGAAGATGTCTACGAATTACAGGATCGTTTAAAATTCCTGGGACTTTACCGCGGCGCCATAGACGGTGTTTTCGGATGGAACACCTATTGGTCAGTCCGTTCGTTTCAGAGCGGACACGGACTCTCCGCCACCGGCCAAGTGGATGACCGAACGCGCCGGGCTTTGCTGGAAGCGACAAAAGCGTACAAACCCCGGCATCACAGCAGCACTCACGTGGCAGGCGGGACGGGTAAATTCTCGGCTAATGACATTAAACTGATGGCCAACGCCGTCTACGGAGAAGCTCGGGGCGAGCCTCTCATCGGCCAGGTTGCGGTGGCTGCGGTCATCCTGAACCGATTGGATGATCCGCGATTCCCCAAGAGCATCCCCGCGATCATTTTTCAACCCGGCGCTTTTACCGCTGTGTCGGACGGCCAAATCTGGCTGACACCCAATCCCCAAGCGAGAAAAGCCGTCATGGACGCCATTCAAGGATGGGATCCCACCGACGGGGCGGTGTATTACTTTAACCCCGCGACGGCGACGTCAAAATGGATTTGGTCCAGACCTCAAATTAAAAAGATCGGGAAACACATCTTCTGCCGGTAA
- a CDS encoding Glu/Leu/Phe/Val family dehydrogenase, with amino-acid sequence MEIQQTQDWIRMALSRLGYGEAVVEQLIEPQLCLAVRIPVTMDSGAVRMFSAYRVQHHMAVGPTKGGVRLHPEIGLDDVKAEAAIMTVKCGLAAVPFGGAKGGIVCDPRELSFRELERLARGYVRAVSQTVGQAKDILSADGFTNSRVMAWMGDEYSRLRESDARAVITGKPEVLGGISDREKLLYQSVMILIQEAVRDSGRSMSGLRVILRGFGELGAFLAGQIHRSGGVVVGLSDRYGALYQEEGLDVETLLDRRDSFGTVTRLFRTRMGHDEILNHPHDLFIGATVAPSLGEEGARVLGGRLVFEAVPGAVDPGAYAILRQKGIVTIPGVLSSLGPVILSYYEWVQNRQGYHFAPDQLMMLLQERMIDSYHRLKESLPAADGDPRLATFMVGLKPTAEAIHLRGLL; translated from the coding sequence ATGGAGATACAACAAACACAAGATTGGATTCGGATGGCTCTCAGCCGTTTGGGGTACGGGGAGGCTGTCGTTGAGCAATTGATTGAACCGCAGCTCTGCCTGGCAGTACGGATTCCGGTCACCATGGACAGCGGCGCCGTGCGCATGTTTTCCGCTTATCGGGTGCAGCACCACATGGCGGTGGGTCCCACCAAAGGCGGAGTTCGACTGCATCCCGAGATCGGTCTCGACGACGTGAAGGCGGAAGCCGCGATCATGACGGTGAAGTGCGGACTCGCCGCAGTTCCTTTTGGTGGCGCGAAGGGTGGGATTGTCTGTGATCCCCGGGAGTTGTCCTTCCGGGAACTGGAACGGTTAGCCCGGGGATATGTCCGGGCCGTCAGTCAGACGGTGGGACAAGCGAAAGACATTCTCTCCGCAGATGGCTTCACTAATTCCCGAGTGATGGCCTGGATGGGCGATGAGTATAGCCGCCTGCGGGAGTCGGACGCCCGGGCGGTGATCACCGGGAAACCGGAAGTTCTCGGTGGCATCTCTGACCGAGAGAAGCTGTTGTATCAAAGTGTCATGATCTTGATCCAGGAGGCGGTGCGGGATTCGGGTCGATCCATGTCGGGTCTCCGGGTGATCCTTCGGGGGTTTGGGGAACTCGGCGCCTTCCTGGCCGGGCAGATTCACCGAAGCGGTGGCGTGGTCGTCGGCCTGTCGGACCGATATGGTGCGCTGTACCAGGAGGAGGGCCTGGATGTTGAAACGCTGTTGGACCGCAGGGATTCCTTCGGCACTGTGACTCGGCTTTTTCGCACGCGAATGGGTCACGACGAGATTTTAAACCATCCCCACGACCTGTTTATCGGCGCCACTGTCGCCCCTTCCCTGGGCGAAGAAGGGGCAAGGGTCCTGGGCGGCCGATTGGTGTTCGAGGCTGTGCCCGGAGCGGTGGATCCTGGGGCGTATGCCATCCTGCGTCAAAAGGGGATTGTGACGATCCCGGGAGTTCTCAGTTCCCTCGGCCCGGTCATTTTGTCCTATTACGAGTGGGTGCAAAATCGCCAGGGATACCACTTTGCCCCGGATCAATTGATGATGCTGCTACAAGAGCGCATGATCGACTCCTACCATCGCCTCAAGGAATCCCTTCCGGCGGCGGACGGAGATCCTCGCTTGGCCACCTTCATGGTGGGCCTCAAGCCAACGGCTGAAGCGATTCACCTCCGGGGCTTACTCTAG
- a CDS encoding MFS transporter: protein MAEARSPGAGALWAISSVPFIMVLGNSMLIPILPTMQSVLGISQFQASLVITLFSVPAGLIIPLAGFLSDRLKRKWIIIPSLGLYALGGLVAAIGAWIGQWVFPVILIGRVIQGLGAAGTAPIAMALVSDLFQGGERSRALGLNEASNGLGKVVSPILGAWVGSLLWYGAFLLFPILTIPVMIGLWLAVKEPPLPKGMSAARYWQSFVAIWKRDAHWLLVGYFSGATALFLLFGVLFYVSETLESVHHLGVFARGTILAVPLTGMCTASYLTGRWIKKNRPLMKGAVVGGLGVIAGTLFLLPFLRSPGWQLGDLVLSGIGTGVVLPSLNTLITGTAEREERGIITSFYGSVRFLGVAAGPPVFSQLMKLPPVWMFGLCAGLAAVAGGVALLFIRVSGHPPSRRKSPLSSSLGNRPKAAGIK, encoded by the coding sequence GTGGCAGAAGCGAGGAGCCCGGGGGCGGGAGCACTGTGGGCGATCAGTTCAGTGCCTTTCATTATGGTTCTGGGGAACTCGATGCTGATCCCGATCTTACCGACCATGCAGTCCGTCTTGGGGATCAGCCAATTCCAGGCCAGTCTGGTGATAACCCTCTTTTCCGTTCCGGCGGGACTCATTATTCCTCTGGCAGGTTTTCTCTCCGACCGGCTCAAGCGTAAATGGATTATTATCCCGTCTCTCGGCCTCTACGCCCTCGGAGGGCTCGTGGCAGCCATCGGTGCCTGGATCGGCCAATGGGTGTTTCCCGTCATTCTCATCGGGCGGGTCATCCAAGGATTGGGTGCAGCAGGCACTGCGCCCATCGCCATGGCCCTCGTCAGCGACCTCTTCCAGGGCGGGGAACGGAGCCGGGCCCTTGGACTCAATGAGGCGTCCAACGGACTGGGCAAAGTGGTGAGCCCCATTCTCGGTGCCTGGGTGGGCAGCCTGTTGTGGTACGGGGCATTCCTATTATTTCCGATTTTGACCATCCCCGTCATGATCGGTTTATGGCTGGCGGTCAAAGAGCCTCCCCTTCCAAAGGGCATGTCTGCGGCCCGCTACTGGCAGTCCTTTGTTGCAATTTGGAAAAGGGATGCACACTGGCTGTTAGTCGGGTATTTTAGTGGGGCCACGGCTTTGTTTCTTCTTTTTGGCGTCCTTTTTTATGTCTCGGAAACTTTGGAATCGGTCCACCACCTGGGGGTGTTCGCCCGGGGCACCATCCTGGCCGTCCCACTCACCGGCATGTGCACCGCCTCCTATCTGACCGGGCGCTGGATCAAAAAAAATCGCCCCTTGATGAAGGGAGCGGTGGTCGGTGGGCTCGGGGTAATCGCGGGAACGTTATTTCTCTTGCCATTTCTCCGCTCCCCGGGGTGGCAGCTCGGTGATCTTGTTCTCTCCGGCATCGGCACGGGGGTGGTCCTGCCGTCCCTCAACACCCTGATCACCGGCACCGCCGAGCGGGAAGAACGGGGTATCATCACCTCCTTCTATGGAAGCGTTCGCTTTCTCGGCGTGGCGGCCGGGCCACCGGTTTTCTCTCAACTGATGAAGCTCCCCCCCGTCTGGATGTTCGGACTCTGTGCCGGTTTGGCCGCTGTAGCCGGGGGAGTGGCCTTATTGTTTATCCGTGTTTCCGGCCACCCACCCTCCCGCCGGAAATCCCCCCTTTCCTCGTCCCTGGGGAACCGCCCAAAAGCAGCGGGCATAAAATGA
- the comA gene encoding phosphosulfolactate synthase translates to MTPWIDIVRDPLPGRRGKPRTSGLTMVIDTGLAPGTVRDIVESAGDWIDYWKFGFGTSALYSLDVLRSKMDVLSTSGIVPYPGGTLFEIALYQDKADRLLEKARELGFTCIEISDGTVEMDAPIRHKWIREAKRRGFVVLTETGKKRAGLTMSVEQYATQLAEDLACGADYAILEGRESGRNVGFYRSDGSILEEEIGRLMELLPSPDRVIWEAPQKSQQEFFVRKLGVNVNLGNIPATEVTALEALRRGLRSDTLRLVLEPDGRSQSPLMAGIQF, encoded by the coding sequence ATGACACCATGGATCGACATTGTAAGGGATCCGCTGCCCGGACGACGGGGCAAACCCAGAACCTCCGGCTTGACAATGGTGATCGACACGGGGCTGGCGCCGGGCACAGTCCGGGATATTGTGGAATCGGCGGGCGACTGGATCGATTATTGGAAGTTCGGATTCGGGACATCCGCCCTTTACTCGTTGGATGTGTTACGCTCAAAAATGGATGTTCTTTCCACAAGCGGTATCGTTCCTTATCCCGGGGGAACTCTTTTTGAAATCGCGCTCTACCAGGACAAGGCAGACCGGTTGTTAGAGAAAGCCCGGGAACTCGGTTTTACATGTATTGAAATTTCCGACGGAACCGTCGAAATGGATGCTCCAATCCGGCACAAGTGGATTCGGGAAGCGAAACGCCGGGGTTTTGTGGTTTTGACGGAAACCGGAAAGAAGCGAGCGGGATTGACGATGAGCGTCGAACAGTATGCCACCCAGTTGGCGGAAGACTTGGCCTGCGGTGCGGATTACGCCATTTTGGAAGGCCGGGAATCCGGTCGCAATGTGGGATTCTATCGTTCGGACGGCAGTATCCTGGAAGAAGAGATCGGCCGCCTGATGGAGCTTCTGCCTTCCCCAGACCGGGTGATCTGGGAGGCACCGCAGAAATCACAACAGGAATTTTTTGTCCGCAAGCTCGGGGTCAATGTCAACCTCGGGAACATACCCGCCACTGAGGTGACTGCCCTGGAGGCCCTGCGCCGGGGCTTGCGCAGTGACACTCTTCGCCTGGTGTTGGAGCCGGACGGACGCTCGCAGAGTCCCCTCATGGCTGGGATTCAGTTCTAA
- a CDS encoding DUF441 domain-containing protein: MLTGELVLVVLIVIGLIGRSHMLTTAACFLLILRLSHLERYFPTLERRGLELGLLFLMIAVLVPLVDGTLTVSDLARVFISPAGIAAIIGGLVATYLNGQGLHLLRQDPSLMIGLVLGSIFGIVFLRGIPVGPLMAAAIAAMLVEIWQWLRFLSR, from the coding sequence GTGCTAACCGGTGAATTGGTATTGGTGGTCCTGATTGTAATCGGCCTGATCGGGCGTTCCCACATGCTCACCACCGCAGCCTGTTTCTTGCTCATCCTGAGGCTCTCTCACCTGGAACGATATTTTCCAACCTTGGAGCGAAGGGGACTGGAGTTGGGGCTGCTCTTTCTCATGATTGCCGTGCTCGTTCCGCTCGTGGATGGCACTCTGACCGTTTCAGATCTGGCCCGGGTGTTCATCAGTCCGGCCGGGATCGCTGCGATAATCGGAGGCTTGGTCGCCACCTATCTCAACGGCCAAGGGCTGCACCTGCTACGCCAGGATCCTTCACTCATGATCGGTCTCGTTCTCGGCTCGATCTTCGGGATCGTCTTCCTCCGCGGCATTCCCGTCGGCCCACTCATGGCCGCGGCCATCGCCGCCATGTTGGTGGAAATATGGCAATGGCTGCGGTTTCTCTCCCGCTGA
- a CDS encoding adaptor protein MecA has protein sequence MRIERISDTKVRIFISYDDLEERGIGREEIWQNGRKIQELFWDMMEKAYVEVGFEVVGPIAVEAFTMPAEGVMVVVSQVSSVTDEEEEDDEAGPAIDEEIEPTELCFAFRDFEDAVRAAHALCPKFSEKGRLFAYNARFYFYFPADELTESEQESVAALAEEYGERARTTPAVLEEYGTTVFSEKAVGQLCSKFPFTG, from the coding sequence ATGCGTATAGAGCGGATCAGTGACACCAAGGTACGCATTTTTATCAGTTACGACGACCTTGAGGAAAGGGGAATCGGCCGGGAGGAGATTTGGCAGAACGGCCGCAAGATCCAGGAACTGTTTTGGGACATGATGGAGAAAGCCTACGTAGAAGTGGGTTTCGAAGTGGTTGGGCCCATCGCCGTTGAGGCCTTCACGATGCCGGCTGAGGGCGTGATGGTGGTTGTGAGCCAGGTCTCCTCGGTCACCGATGAGGAAGAAGAAGACGATGAAGCCGGACCCGCGATAGATGAGGAGATCGAACCAACCGAACTCTGTTTCGCCTTTCGCGATTTTGAAGACGCGGTACGAGCGGCCCACGCCCTGTGCCCGAAGTTTTCAGAGAAAGGGCGTTTATTTGCCTACAACGCCAGGTTCTACTTTTATTTTCCGGCGGACGAGCTGACGGAATCGGAACAAGAATCTGTTGCGGCCCTGGCCGAGGAATACGGAGAACGCGCTCGAACGACGCCGGCGGTTCTGGAAGAGTATGGGACTACGGTCTTTTCGGAGAAGGCAGTGGGCCAGTTGTGTTCGAAATTCCCTTTCACAGGGTGA